Proteins from a genomic interval of Desulfofustis limnaeus:
- a CDS encoding radical SAM protein produces the protein MALSLAIRGSDHFVKASYPVRAGVYSEVETDSCILHFNLNQEIIRAQGKGDGWPHPQEWLQRTIGNDWVYYSTGGYAGVFEATGEYYLPNLPYRTNNILGGNPLQIAPVAALLETWHQRLCEIAAHHSGNAAEDAFLQAARRNGPTRLEQRAQELFAIIGGRPSVLPPDTRHVDYRVVPLTVHRGCLYKCSFCRVKNKAAPSPLSAADIDRQIDRLACFFGDDLANHNSLFLGEHDALLADPELLCYAIEQAQRRLGLTSSNLAGSNVFLFGSVGSLRRAPRRLFDELERLPGRVYLNIGLESFDQATLDQLGKPLTSAEVGEAFATMLEINARFSSIEVTANLVIDDRLNEDHHQSLITLIRDRVGKTTSKGAIYLSPLSFGNPSRARLFSFYHLKRLSRLPLYLYTIQRL, from the coding sequence ATGGCTCTGTCGCTTGCCATTCGGGGCTCGGACCACTTCGTCAAAGCCAGCTACCCGGTTCGGGCCGGGGTATACAGCGAAGTGGAGACCGACTCCTGTATCCTCCATTTCAACCTCAACCAGGAGATCATCCGGGCTCAAGGAAAAGGGGATGGCTGGCCGCATCCGCAGGAATGGCTGCAGCGGACCATCGGCAATGACTGGGTCTACTACTCCACCGGCGGCTATGCCGGGGTTTTCGAAGCCACCGGCGAATACTACCTGCCCAATCTCCCCTATCGTACCAACAACATCCTCGGCGGCAACCCGCTGCAGATCGCCCCGGTGGCCGCCTTGCTCGAGACCTGGCACCAGCGGCTGTGCGAGATAGCCGCACACCATTCCGGCAACGCAGCCGAGGACGCCTTCCTGCAGGCGGCCCGGAGAAACGGCCCGACTCGGTTGGAGCAGCGGGCCCAGGAGCTGTTTGCCATCATCGGCGGCCGCCCTTCCGTCCTGCCGCCGGATACCAGGCATGTGGATTATCGGGTCGTACCGCTTACCGTGCATCGCGGCTGTCTCTACAAATGCAGTTTCTGCCGGGTCAAGAACAAGGCCGCCCCGTCGCCCTTGTCCGCTGCCGACATCGATCGTCAAATCGATCGATTGGCCTGCTTTTTCGGCGACGACCTGGCCAACCACAACTCGCTTTTCCTGGGCGAGCATGACGCCCTGCTGGCCGACCCGGAGCTGCTCTGTTACGCCATCGAACAGGCGCAACGGCGGCTCGGCTTGACCTCATCGAACCTGGCCGGCAGCAATGTCTTCCTTTTTGGCTCGGTGGGCTCCCTGCGCCGGGCCCCACGGCGGTTGTTCGACGAGCTGGAGCGGCTGCCCGGCCGGGTCTACCTTAATATCGGCCTGGAATCATTCGATCAGGCAACGCTCGATCAGCTCGGCAAACCACTCACCAGCGCGGAGGTCGGCGAGGCCTTCGCCACGATGCTCGAAATCAACGCCCGCTTTTCTTCCATCGAGGTCACCGCCAATCTCGTCATCGATGACCGGTTGAACGAGGACCACCACCAATCCCTGATCACCCTGATCAGGGACCGGGTCGGCAAGACCACCAGCAAAGGCGCCATCTATCTCTCGCCACTGAGTTTCGGCAATCCGTCCCGGGCCCGGCTGTTTTCCTTCTACCACCTGAAACGATTGAGTCGTTTACCGCTGTATCTCTACACCATCCAACGGCTATGA
- a CDS encoding 4Fe-4S dicluster domain-containing protein, translated as MKILLAISLLVFLAGLLYRWRGWFSQGIQASGETVSFSTRLAAAGRGLLRTLSGASLIPLIKSLGADVILQKRLLAKSFRRWLAHGLILVGFLALLLMHGLGTGVSEFFFSGYYSALQPFLSLRNLFGLLVLLGLALALHRRLTDRPLRVKSLPSDWLAIGVVAAIIGSGFLLESVKISSYDAYRAMVDDYGDVADDAEELALETYWAAEQGLVPRQAIKPYDPELVEQGREISSRSCVECHAPATGAFVSFPLAKAFGPLASALGDKGVTAGLFYLHLLSCLALLAWLPFSKMFHVIAVPVSLLINGVLGFKKDPAEAANTLNRQSIGLSACTHCGACSELCSSLMFYESFQNDFILPSEKVQLLKQVAAGRPIDQATLNHLQRGLYICTSCDRCSTVCPSGINLRELFVSARYHLLGRGIPETSLLSHFSFPLAIARRFVNEHLQALKRLEAMFSQHFRKLADLGTLQLAAAPAEVGTESYRSCYTCQRCTNICPVVRLYDDPVQHLDLLPHQIIYSLGIGNKELAMGARMIWSCSTCYLCQEHCPNQVQLTDIFYRLKNAAVTTIESGGRA; from the coding sequence ATGAAGATCCTTCTTGCCATATCCTTACTGGTATTTCTGGCCGGGCTTCTTTACCGCTGGCGTGGCTGGTTTTCTCAAGGCATACAAGCTTCCGGAGAGACTGTTTCGTTTTCCACCAGGCTCGCCGCTGCCGGTCGTGGCCTTCTGCGCACCCTGAGTGGAGCAAGCCTTATCCCCCTGATCAAAAGTCTCGGCGCCGACGTCATCCTGCAAAAGCGGCTGCTGGCCAAGAGTTTCCGCCGCTGGCTGGCCCATGGACTGATTCTGGTCGGCTTTCTTGCCCTGCTGCTGATGCACGGCCTCGGCACCGGGGTCAGCGAGTTCTTCTTCAGCGGCTACTATTCGGCCCTGCAACCGTTCCTTTCCCTACGTAACCTGTTTGGTCTGCTGGTCCTGCTCGGCCTCGCCCTCGCTCTGCACCGCCGCCTCACCGATCGACCGCTGCGGGTCAAGAGCCTGCCCAGCGATTGGCTGGCCATCGGCGTGGTGGCCGCCATCATCGGCAGCGGCTTTCTGCTGGAAAGCGTCAAGATCTCCTCGTACGACGCCTACCGGGCGATGGTTGACGATTACGGCGACGTGGCCGATGACGCCGAAGAGCTGGCGCTGGAAACCTACTGGGCCGCCGAGCAAGGCCTGGTGCCGCGCCAAGCCATCAAACCGTACGACCCGGAACTGGTCGAACAAGGACGGGAGATCAGCTCGCGCAGCTGCGTCGAATGTCACGCCCCGGCCACCGGAGCCTTCGTCAGCTTTCCCCTGGCCAAGGCGTTTGGCCCGCTCGCCTCGGCGCTCGGCGACAAGGGGGTAACCGCCGGGCTGTTTTACCTGCACCTGCTCAGCTGTCTGGCCTTGCTCGCCTGGCTGCCGTTCAGCAAGATGTTCCACGTGATCGCCGTGCCGGTCTCGCTGCTGATCAACGGTGTGCTCGGGTTCAAGAAGGATCCGGCCGAGGCGGCCAACACCCTCAATCGGCAGAGCATCGGGTTGTCGGCCTGCACCCACTGCGGCGCCTGCAGCGAACTCTGCTCGTCGCTGATGTTCTACGAATCGTTCCAGAACGATTTCATCCTGCCCTCGGAAAAAGTCCAATTGCTCAAGCAGGTGGCGGCAGGGCGACCGATCGATCAGGCCACCTTGAACCACCTGCAACGCGGCCTGTATATCTGTACCAGCTGCGATCGTTGCTCCACGGTCTGCCCGTCCGGCATCAATCTCCGCGAACTCTTCGTCAGCGCCCGCTATCACCTGCTCGGTCGCGGCATCCCCGAAACCTCACTGCTGAGCCATTTCAGCTTCCCGCTGGCCATCGCCCGCCGTTTTGTAAACGAACACCTGCAGGCCCTGAAACGGTTGGAAGCAATGTTTAGCCAGCATTTTCGCAAGCTGGCCGACCTGGGGACGTTGCAGCTGGCCGCAGCCCCTGCCGAGGTGGGCACCGAGAGTTACCGCAGCTGCTATACCTGCCAGCGCTGCACCAATATCTGTCCGGTGGTCCGGCTCTACGACGATCCGGTGCAGCACCTCGATCTGCTGCCGCACCAGATTATCTACAGTCTCGGTATCGGCAACAAGGAACTGGCCATGGGCGCCCGGATGATCTGGAGTTGCTCGACCTGTTACCTCTGCCAGGAACACTGCCCCAACCAGGTGCAGCTGACCGATATCTTCTATCGCCTGAAAAACGCAGCAGTCACCACTATCGAATCGGGAGGCAGAGCATGA
- a CDS encoding 5-formyltetrahydrofolate cyclo-ligase, translated as MTDGHHLRKTILAARDRLTEAEIAARSEAIAHRLLALPELERSGTICIYVSFRSEVRTLPLIRTLLAREKRVVVPLTRIKEKRLDLVTLSDPDQDLVPGYCNIPEPRRELLPQRLVEPEQLDLVVLPGSVFDERGGRFGYGGGYYDRLLAGIPRATRVALAFEMQMVAALPLAEHDQLLDRIVTEKRVIHGTRQPR; from the coding sequence ATGACCGACGGACACCACCTGAGAAAAACCATCCTCGCCGCCCGCGACCGGCTCACCGAGGCCGAGATCGCCGCCAGGAGCGAAGCTATCGCCCACCGGCTGCTGGCCCTGCCCGAACTGGAACGCAGCGGGACCATCTGCATCTACGTCAGTTTTCGCAGCGAGGTCCGGACCCTGCCGCTCATCCGCACCCTGCTGGCGCGAGAAAAGCGGGTGGTCGTGCCGCTGACCCGTATCAAGGAAAAACGACTCGACCTGGTCACCCTCTCTGACCCAGACCAGGACCTGGTTCCCGGCTACTGCAACATACCCGAGCCGCGCCGGGAACTGCTGCCGCAACGGCTGGTCGAGCCGGAACAACTCGACCTGGTGGTCCTGCCCGGTTCGGTCTTTGATGAGCGGGGCGGCCGCTTCGGTTACGGCGGCGGCTATTACGATCGGCTGCTGGCGGGCATCCCCCGGGCGACCAGGGTCGCTCTCGCCTTCGAAATGCAGATGGTTGCCGCACTGCCGTTGGCCGAACACGATCAACTCCTGGATCGAATCGTAACCGAAAAAAGGGTGATCCACGGTACCAGACAGCCACGGTAA